One genomic window of Euleptes europaea isolate rEulEur1 chromosome 10, rEulEur1.hap1, whole genome shotgun sequence includes the following:
- the ACKR3 gene encoding atypical chemokine receptor 3: MSGIDLHSIFDVDVGNLTESNLTCHGDCITVDSVSCSNTLNKSALLYTLAVFYIFIFMIGLVANFVVVWMNFQAKTTGYETHLYIFNLAIADLCVIITVPVWVISLVHHGQWHMGEVMCKITLLVFSINLYGSIFFLACMSVDRYLSVVYFTASNNTKKKTIRRCICVFVWLFAFFVSLPDAYYLKTVSSNGETYCRPLYPEENAKEWLVGMELSSVVLGFVIPFPVIAVFYCLLSRTICASSDQEKKSNGRIIFSYVMVFLICWLPYHVTVLLDIFAALHFISFSCQMENFLFAALHVTQCLSLVHCCVNPILYSFINRNYKYELMKAFIFKYSAKTGLTKLIDTSRVSETEYSALEQNAK, encoded by the coding sequence ATGAGTGGCATTGATTTGCATTCGATATTTGATGTGGACGTGGGGAACCTTACTGAATCCAACTTGACCTGCCATGGAGACTGTATCACCGTGGATTCAGTATCGTGCTCGAACACACTCAACAAGAGCGCTCTGCTCTACAcccttgctgttttctacatCTTTATATTCATGATAgggctggtggccaattttgtcGTTGTCTGGATGAACTTCCAAGCCAAAACAACCGGCTATGAAACTCACCTCTACATCTTCAACCTAGCCATTGCTGACCTGTGTGTGATCATCACCGTGCCCGTCTGGGTCATCTCCCTTGTGCACCATGGCCAGTGGCACATGGGGGAAGTCATGTGCAAGATCACCCTCCTTGTGTTCTCCATAAATTTGTACGGGAGCATCTTTTTCCTGGCATGCATGAGTGTAGATCGCTATCTCTCGGTTGTCTACTTCACTGCCTCCAACAACACTAAAAAGAAAACAATCCGCCGTTGCATCTGCGTCTTTGTGTGGCTTTTTGCCTTTTTTGTGTCTCTTCCTGACGCCTATTACCTTAAGACAGTTTCTTCCAATGGTGAAACCTACTGCCGCCCCCTCTATCCAGAGGAGAACGCCAAAGAATGGCTGGTGGGAATGGAGCTGAGCTCGGTTGTTCTAGGCTTTGTCATTCCCTTTCCTGTCATTGCCGTTTTCTATTGCCTTCTATCAAGGACCATCTGTGCTTCTAGTGACCAAGAGAAGAAGAGCAACGGGAGAATAATCTTCTCCTACGTCATGGTATTCCTCATCTGCTGGCTGCCGTACCATGTGACTGTCCTGCTTGACATCTTCGCGGCCCTCCATTTCATATCCTTCAGCTGCCAAATGGAGAACTTCCTTTTCGCAGCTCTTCACGTGACGCAGTGCTTATCTTTAGTTCACTGCTGCGTCAACCCCATACTGTACAGCTTCATCAACCGAAACTACAAGTACGAACTTATGAAGGCCTTCATCTTTAAATATTCGGCTAAAACCGGCCTTACGAAACTGATTGACACTTCCAGGGTGTCAGAAACGGAGTACTCTGCGCTGGAGCAAAATGCAAAATGA